The genomic stretch TGTCACAGCTATATaatatcaaatttaaaactttgtcCCCTACTATGTATTTAGTAATAGTCCAGAGAAAGTCCTACCACAGAGTGAGTCTAAGACATCCATTTCATGCTTTTCTTCTTGTATTCCTTTTACAACGTGATCTTCCAAGGTCAAAGTGGTATGTCCCATGTGAGTGCAGCTTAAGGTTCACCAGCTACACAGTAGAATCAAAGTGAATAAAATTTTCAAGTGTTTGTATCATCATACACAGAGCATCATATAAAGATTGGTTGTGTATAGCATTTTGATTTGGAGAAGGAATGGTGAAAGACAAGCCATGAGCCCTCTAGAAGGTGGACTGTGTTGGCAATTTGTATTTGTCCAGGAGCCTCTTCAAAGCCCCCATGACCTCCTTATTCCTCAGGCTGTAGATGAGGGGGTTCAGGGCTGGAGTGACAATTGTGTAAAAAACAGAGATGATGTTGTCCTGCTTGGGGCTGTGGAGGGAACTGGGCAGGACGTACATGAATGTGGCAGCTCCATAGAACATCCCGACGACAGTCAGGTGGGAAGAACAGGTGACTAGGGCTTTCTGCCGCCCCTCATTTGAGGGCATGTGGAGCACAGTAAATAGGATTAGTGTGTAGGAGGCAAGGACAGCAACAAGAGGAAGTATCAGTAAGGTCACACCCATTACATACACTGTGAGCTCATATCTGGAAGTATCTGCACAGGCCAACTTCAGCAGAGGTGGGATCTCACAGAGCAGGTGCCTGATTTTCCGGGACATGCAGAAGGGATAGTGCATTGTATACAAGGTATATCCTAGAGCACTTAGGGATGCCAGCATCCAGGATGTGGCCACCATGAGCCAGCAGACCCTCGGACTCATGAGGACCATGTAGTTCAGAGGATGACAAATGGCCACATACCTGTCATAGGCCATGAAGGCCAGTAGGAGGTCCTCTGCACCACCCAGGCTCAGTGCCAGAAACATCTGAAGGGCACAGCCCCCAAAGGAAATTGTAGGTTCGCTGCGAAGAAAGTCCACGAGGGCCTTGGGAGTGACAACAGATGTGAAGAGGAGGTCCATCAGTGAGAGCTGCCCAAGCAAGAAGTACATGGGCACGTGGAGACGGACATCCTTTGTGATAACCAAGAGCAGCAGGCCATTGCTGGTCAGGGCCATCAGGTACAGGGCTGAGATTGTGGCACAGAGCAGCTCAGGAGACCCACTGTCCTTCAAAATCCCCATCAGTAAGAAGCCACTTCCCAGGGTGGAGTTCCAGTGCTCCATGCTGAGCTGTCTCTTTAGTTGCCTAGAACCAAATGGATTCTTGGTGAAATTTTGCTAAAATGGTTGCTTGGTTTTGTAACATGAAAAGCTCCTGAGAATGGCCAAAATAAATCCAATGAGGTGATGCCTTTTCCAGTGGTAAATGactttacctctttttttttaatttaagtataattggtatacaatcttatgttggttatattggtttcagacatataatatagtgatttgacatttttatgacTTAAAATATAATCACCCCTTTAATTCTAGTAATCATATGTTGCCatgtaaacttatcacaatattagtGACTTTACCTCCTATTTCTCAGTTTCTGGCTCTTTTAATTGTATCTTGATAAAGAACCATCTAAATACAGAACACGTGTCACAGTGATAGCTAAACATTAAGAGACACTAcgtaaaaatattattcaatcatCAAACCTGAATGTGTATCTTTCCAGATAGATTAAATCATCTCTTTCTTAATAGAAAGCAAATTTCTGCACCCA from Rhinolophus ferrumequinum isolate MPI-CBG mRhiFer1 chromosome 11, mRhiFer1_v1.p, whole genome shotgun sequence encodes the following:
- the LOC117030827 gene encoding olfactory receptor 2AG1-like, whose amino-acid sequence is MEHWNSTLGSGFLLMGILKDSGSPELLCATISALYLMALTSNGLLLLVITKDVRLHVPMYFLLGQLSLMDLLFTSVVTPKALVDFLRSEPTISFGGCALQMFLALSLGGAEDLLLAFMAYDRYVAICHPLNYMVLMSPRVCWLMVATSWMLASLSALGYTLYTMHYPFCMSRKIRHLLCEIPPLLKLACADTSRYELTVYVMGVTLLILPLVAVLASYTLILFTVLHMPSNEGRQKALVTCSSHLTVVGMFYGAATFMYVLPSSLHSPKQDNIISVFYTIVTPALNPLIYSLRNKEVMGALKRLLDKYKLPTQSTF